The proteins below come from a single Comamonas antarctica genomic window:
- the hrpA gene encoding ATP-dependent RNA helicase HrpA, with product MLAMQQHQVIIVCGETGSGKTTQLPKIALALGRGKCNAPEGTRGRLIGHTQPRRIAASSVAKRIAEELKTPLGDVVGYKVRFQDRLSKDASVKLMTDGILLAETQTDPLLQAYDTLIIDEAHERSLNIDFLLGYLRQILPKRPDLKVVVTSATIDADRFARHFASADGPAPVIMVSGRTYPVEQRYRPFEESRDYGLNEAIADGVDELWAGARGGDILVFLPGEREIREAADHLRKHLQHQPVLRGAEVLPLFSRLSQAEQDRIFEGHTGRRIVLATNVAETSLTVPGIRYVIDAGTARVKRYSFRSKVEQLLVEPISQAAANQRAGRCGRVADGICLRLYDEADFLARPAFTDPEILRSSLAGVILRMKSLGLGDVVNFPFLEAPTGRAIADGYQLLAELGAVTERGDITPMGQELSRLPLDPRVGRMILEARARGAVAEVLVIASALSVQDVRDRPIDAQQQADQQHAKFDDEKSEFSGYLRLWKWLHDARGGKVVAQSRREMAAQAAPAPRVSSRSAAFLPASQRSSGAQPAGAAAPAWTPAPGVPEAADDASHKISNRQWEQLLRQNFINIRRVREWRDIHSQLLTVVKEQRWQINTEPAGYEALHLSMLSGLLGNIGYKADESDSYLGARGIRFHPHPGAHLAKKPGRWIVAAELVETSRLYGRGIAAIEPVWLEEVGAHLLKKQLLDPHWEKKGADVVALERATLYGLVVYNGRRVSFGKVDPQSARELFIRQALVDGGWDTRLPFLQANRKLVARIEEMEHKSRRQDVLVDDELIYAFYDQQLPQDVFSGATFERWFQGASRENSDLLRLTRDELMRHEAAGITTQAFPKVVKLGGVDCVAQYLHSPGDARDGVTVTVPLFVLNQVSEERAEWLVPGMLKDKIQALLKSLPQRPRSRFVPLPENAARLAELLCAPERYVQGGLIDALLKQVRDETSLDVKRADFKLDMLSPHLFMNFRVTDEHGRQLGQGRNLGALKAQLGAKARGAFQALAGMKLASVLDEPAPAPVAAPARSAAAKAASGKAPAAAAKAAAAPASNAPSASQRYTQWSFGTLPELMEIRQGQQSLVGFPALIDHGDAVGIEVFDEPEVAAARHRAGLRRLFALQIRDALKYLEKNIPDLQKMAVAYMPLGTQEELRQQIIDVAIDRVFLLEPLPTTEAEFTQRVQDGRGRLTLIANEVARLAGAILTEYSAAARKLKDTKNAPEATADAQQQLQRLMPKQFIAAAPWTQLAHFPRYLKAITLRLDKYRADMARDAARLSELRPHEQRYWRLVADRKGQVDARMQEYRWMLEELRVGFFAQELRTPYPVSVKRLDKVWAQLQR from the coding sequence ATGCTGGCGATGCAGCAGCACCAGGTGATCATCGTCTGCGGCGAAACCGGATCCGGCAAGACCACGCAGCTGCCGAAGATCGCGCTGGCGCTGGGCCGCGGCAAGTGCAATGCGCCCGAGGGCACGCGCGGCCGGCTGATCGGCCACACCCAGCCGCGGCGCATTGCGGCCAGCTCGGTGGCCAAGCGCATTGCCGAAGAACTCAAGACGCCGCTGGGCGATGTCGTCGGCTACAAGGTGCGCTTCCAGGACCGCCTGTCCAAGGACGCTTCGGTCAAGCTGATGACCGACGGTATCCTGCTGGCCGAAACCCAGACCGACCCGCTGCTGCAGGCCTACGACACGCTGATCATCGACGAGGCGCACGAGCGCAGCCTGAACATCGACTTCCTGCTGGGCTACCTGCGCCAGATCCTGCCCAAGCGCCCCGATCTCAAGGTGGTGGTGACCTCGGCCACCATCGATGCCGACCGCTTCGCGCGCCACTTCGCCTCGGCCGATGGCCCGGCGCCGGTCATCATGGTCTCGGGCCGCACCTATCCCGTGGAGCAGCGCTACCGTCCTTTCGAGGAAAGCCGTGACTACGGCCTCAACGAGGCGATTGCCGATGGCGTCGACGAACTCTGGGCCGGCGCGCGTGGCGGCGACATCCTGGTGTTCCTGCCGGGCGAGCGCGAGATCCGCGAGGCCGCCGACCATCTGCGCAAGCATTTGCAGCACCAGCCGGTGCTGCGCGGCGCCGAGGTGCTGCCGCTGTTCTCGCGCCTGTCGCAGGCCGAGCAGGACCGGATCTTCGAGGGCCACACCGGCCGGCGCATCGTGCTTGCGACCAACGTGGCCGAAACCTCGCTCACGGTGCCGGGCATCCGCTACGTGATCGACGCGGGCACGGCGCGCGTCAAGCGCTACAGTTTCCGCAGCAAGGTCGAGCAACTGCTGGTCGAGCCGATCAGCCAGGCCGCGGCCAACCAGCGCGCGGGCCGCTGCGGGCGCGTGGCCGACGGCATCTGCCTGCGTCTCTATGACGAGGCCGACTTTCTTGCGCGCCCGGCCTTCACCGACCCCGAAATCCTGCGCAGCTCGCTGGCCGGCGTGATACTGCGCATGAAGTCGCTGGGCCTGGGCGACGTGGTCAACTTCCCGTTTCTCGAAGCACCCACGGGCCGGGCGATTGCCGATGGCTACCAGCTGCTGGCCGAGCTCGGCGCCGTCACCGAGCGCGGCGACATCACGCCCATGGGCCAGGAGCTGTCGCGCCTGCCGCTCGACCCGCGCGTGGGCCGCATGATCCTCGAGGCGCGCGCGCGCGGCGCCGTGGCCGAGGTGCTGGTGATCGCTTCGGCGCTGTCGGTGCAGGACGTGCGCGACCGGCCCATCGATGCCCAGCAGCAGGCCGACCAGCAGCACGCCAAGTTCGACGACGAGAAAAGCGAGTTTTCCGGCTACCTGCGGCTGTGGAAATGGCTGCACGATGCGCGCGGCGGCAAGGTCGTCGCGCAAAGCCGGCGCGAGATGGCGGCCCAGGCCGCACCCGCGCCGCGCGTCTCGTCGCGCAGCGCGGCCTTCCTGCCCGCGTCCCAGCGCAGCAGCGGCGCGCAGCCGGCCGGCGCAGCGGCACCCGCCTGGACTCCCGCGCCCGGCGTGCCCGAAGCCGCCGACGACGCGTCGCACAAGATCAGCAACCGCCAGTGGGAGCAGTTGCTGCGGCAGAACTTCATCAACATCCGCCGGGTGCGCGAATGGCGCGACATCCACTCGCAGCTGCTCACGGTGGTCAAGGAACAGCGCTGGCAGATCAACACCGAGCCCGCGGGCTACGAGGCGCTGCACCTGTCCATGCTGTCGGGCCTTCTCGGCAACATCGGCTACAAGGCCGACGAGAGCGACAGCTACCTCGGAGCGCGCGGCATCCGCTTTCATCCGCACCCCGGCGCGCATCTGGCGAAGAAGCCCGGGCGCTGGATCGTCGCCGCGGAACTCGTCGAGACCTCGCGCCTCTACGGCCGCGGCATTGCCGCCATCGAGCCGGTGTGGCTTGAAGAGGTCGGTGCGCATCTGCTGAAAAAGCAGCTGCTCGACCCGCATTGGGAAAAGAAGGGCGCCGATGTGGTCGCGCTCGAACGCGCGACGCTTTACGGGCTGGTGGTCTACAACGGCCGGCGCGTGAGCTTCGGCAAGGTCGATCCGCAGTCGGCACGTGAGCTGTTCATTCGCCAGGCGCTGGTCGATGGCGGCTGGGACACGCGCCTGCCATTCCTTCAGGCCAACCGCAAGCTGGTGGCCCGGATCGAGGAGATGGAGCACAAGTCGCGGCGCCAGGACGTGCTGGTCGACGACGAGTTGATCTACGCTTTCTACGACCAGCAACTGCCGCAGGATGTGTTCAGCGGCGCGACGTTCGAGCGCTGGTTCCAGGGCGCGAGCCGCGAGAACTCCGACCTGCTGCGCCTCACGCGCGATGAACTGATGCGCCACGAGGCCGCGGGCATCACGACCCAGGCGTTTCCCAAGGTGGTCAAGCTCGGCGGCGTCGATTGCGTGGCCCAGTACCTGCATTCGCCCGGCGACGCGCGCGACGGCGTCACGGTGACGGTGCCGCTGTTCGTGCTCAACCAGGTCAGCGAGGAACGCGCCGAGTGGCTGGTGCCGGGCATGCTCAAGGACAAGATCCAGGCCTTGCTCAAGAGCCTGCCGCAGCGCCCGCGCAGCCGTTTCGTGCCGCTGCCCGAGAACGCTGCGCGCCTGGCCGAGCTGCTGTGCGCGCCCGAGCGCTATGTGCAGGGCGGGCTGATCGATGCGCTGCTCAAGCAGGTGCGCGACGAAACCTCGCTGGACGTCAAGCGCGCCGACTTCAAGCTCGACATGCTGAGCCCGCACCTGTTCATGAACTTTCGCGTCACGGATGAGCATGGCCGCCAGCTGGGGCAGGGCCGCAACCTGGGCGCGCTCAAGGCCCAGCTGGGCGCCAAGGCGCGCGGTGCGTTCCAGGCGCTGGCCGGCATGAAGCTGGCCAGCGTGCTGGACGAACCCGCGCCCGCGCCTGTGGCCGCACCGGCACGCAGCGCTGCGGCCAAGGCCGCGTCCGGCAAGGCGCCCGCAGCCGCGGCCAAGGCAGCCGCTGCGCCCGCCAGCAACGCGCCCTCGGCAAGCCAGCGTTACACGCAGTGGAGCTTTGGCACGCTGCCCGAGCTGATGGAGATCCGCCAGGGCCAGCAGTCGCTGGTCGGCTTCCCGGCGCTGATCGACCATGGCGATGCGGTCGGCATCGAAGTGTTCGACGAGCCCGAAGTCGCCGCCGCGCGGCACCGCGCGGGGCTGCGCCGGCTGTTTGCGCTGCAGATCCGCGACGCGCTCAAGTACCTCGAGAAGAACATTCCCGACCTGCAGAAGATGGCCGTGGCCTATATGCCGCTGGGCACGCAGGAGGAGCTGCGCCAGCAGATCATTGATGTCGCCATCGACCGCGTCTTCCTGCTCGAGCCGCTGCCCACGACCGAAGCCGAGTTCACCCAGCGCGTGCAGGACGGCCGCGGCCGGCTGACGCTGATTGCCAACGAGGTCGCACGCCTGGCCGGCGCCATCCTGACTGAGTATTCGGCCGCGGCGCGCAAGCTCAAGGACACGAAGAACGCGCCCGAGGCCACGGCCGACGCGCAGCAGCAGCTGCAAAGGCTCATGCCCAAGCAGTTCATCGCGGCCGCGCCCTGGACGCAGCTCGCGCACTTTCCGCGCTATCTCAAGGCCATCACGCTGCGCCTGGACAAGTACCGCGCCGACATGGCGCGCGATGCCGCGCGGCTGTCCGAACTGCGCCCGCACGAGCAGCGCTACTGGCGTCTGGTGGCGGACCGCAAGGGGCAGGTCGACGCGCGCATGCAGGAGTACCGCTGGATGCTCGAGGAGCTGCGCGTGGGCTTCTTTGCCCAGGAACTGCGCACGCCGTATCCGGTCAGCGTCAAGCGGCTGGACAAGGTGTGGGCGCAACTCCAGCGCTGA
- the argA gene encoding amino-acid N-acetyltransferase: protein MSTVFNFTFVPWFRSVAPYIHKFRNQTFVVGITGEAIAAGKLTSIAQDLAMIQAMGVRIVLVHGFRPQVNEQLQAKGHAPQYSHGIRITDSVALDCAQEAAGQLRYEIEAAFSQGLPNTPMAGATVRVLSGNFITARPVGIVDGVDFKHSGLVRKVDVNAIRQTLDMDAMVLLSPFGFSPTGEAFNLNMEEVATSVAIELKADKLIFLTEVPGIHQDPLEPAGDENPIDTELPLATAQALLAQLPPPQQPTDTAFYLQHCVKACKAGVERSHILPFAVDGALLLEIYVHDGIGTMVIDEKLEELREATPDDVAGIVQLIEPFENDGTLVKRSRTEIERDITNYTLIEHDGVIFGCAALYPYPKEKTAEMAAVTVSPKSQGTGDGEKLLKRIEQRARNQGLESLFVLTTRTMHWFIKRGFQPVDPNWLPESRKAKYNWDRKSQVLVKKL, encoded by the coding sequence ATGTCCACCGTCTTCAACTTCACCTTCGTTCCCTGGTTCCGTTCGGTTGCGCCCTACATCCACAAGTTCCGCAACCAGACTTTCGTGGTCGGCATCACGGGCGAGGCAATTGCCGCGGGCAAGCTCACGAGCATTGCGCAAGACCTGGCCATGATCCAGGCGATGGGCGTGCGCATCGTGCTGGTGCATGGCTTCCGCCCCCAGGTCAACGAGCAGCTGCAGGCCAAGGGGCACGCGCCGCAGTATTCGCATGGCATCCGCATCACCGACTCGGTGGCGCTCGACTGCGCGCAGGAAGCAGCAGGCCAGCTGCGCTACGAGATCGAAGCGGCGTTCAGCCAGGGCCTGCCGAACACGCCCATGGCGGGCGCCACGGTGCGTGTGCTGTCGGGCAACTTCATCACCGCGCGCCCGGTGGGCATCGTCGACGGCGTCGACTTCAAGCATTCGGGCCTGGTGCGCAAGGTCGATGTGAATGCGATCCGCCAGACGCTGGACATGGACGCCATGGTGCTGCTGTCGCCGTTCGGCTTCTCGCCCACGGGCGAGGCCTTCAACCTGAACATGGAGGAGGTTGCGACCAGCGTGGCGATCGAACTCAAGGCCGACAAGCTGATCTTCCTCACCGAAGTGCCGGGCATCCACCAGGACCCGCTCGAGCCCGCGGGCGACGAGAACCCCATCGACACCGAGCTGCCGCTGGCCACGGCCCAGGCGCTGCTGGCCCAGCTGCCGCCGCCGCAGCAACCCACCGACACCGCCTTCTACCTGCAGCACTGCGTCAAGGCGTGCAAAGCCGGCGTCGAGCGCAGCCACATTCTGCCGTTTGCCGTCGATGGCGCGCTGCTGCTGGAAATCTATGTGCACGATGGCATCGGCACCATGGTCATCGACGAGAAACTCGAAGAACTGCGCGAAGCCACGCCCGACGACGTGGCCGGCATCGTGCAGCTGATCGAGCCGTTCGAGAACGACGGCACGCTGGTCAAGCGCAGCCGTACCGAAATAGAGCGCGATATCACCAATTACACGCTGATCGAACACGATGGCGTGATTTTCGGCTGCGCAGCGCTGTATCCATACCCCAAGGAAAAGACCGCCGAAATGGCCGCCGTCACGGTTTCGCCCAAGAGCCAGGGCACGGGCGATGGCGAGAAACTGCTCAAGCGCATCGAACAGCGCGCGCGCAACCAGGGACTCGAAAGCCTGTTCGTGCTGACCACGCGCACCATGCACTGGTTCATCAAGCGCGGTTTCCAGCCGGTGGACCCCAACTGGCTGCCCGAATCCCGCAAGGCCAAATACAACTGGGACCGCAAGAGCCAGGTGCTGGTCAAGAAACTCTGA
- a CDS encoding glutathione S-transferase, with product MPLPVLYSFRRCPYAIRARLALAHAGIACELREVNLRAKPEALLLASPKGTVPVLVTTDGVIEQSLEIMLWALRQNDPDGWLAPTEGSEADMLALVNELDTRFKPALDRCKYPERYSAAEVNDAQAEALTWLAGLDQQLADTGYLFGLHPSLADMALRPFVRQYARIDEAQWAEQPWPALQAWLQRWIDSALFAEVMETYPGWREGETGPTFMAQVSGE from the coding sequence ATGCCCCTGCCCGTTCTCTATTCCTTCCGCCGCTGCCCCTACGCCATCCGTGCCCGCCTGGCGCTGGCGCATGCGGGCATTGCCTGCGAGCTGCGTGAGGTCAATCTGCGCGCCAAGCCCGAAGCGCTGCTGCTGGCCTCGCCCAAAGGCACGGTACCGGTGCTGGTGACCACGGACGGAGTGATCGAGCAAAGCCTGGAAATCATGCTCTGGGCGCTGCGCCAGAATGACCCCGACGGCTGGCTTGCGCCCACCGAGGGCAGCGAAGCCGACATGCTGGCATTGGTCAACGAGCTCGATACACGCTTCAAGCCCGCGCTCGACCGCTGCAAATACCCTGAGCGCTACAGCGCCGCCGAAGTCAACGACGCCCAGGCCGAGGCTCTGACCTGGCTGGCCGGACTGGACCAGCAACTGGCCGATACCGGCTACCTTTTCGGCTTGCACCCCAGCCTCGCCGACATGGCGCTGCGCCCCTTCGTGCGCCAGTACGCGCGCATCGACGAAGCCCAGTGGGCCGAGCAGCCCTGGCCCGCGCTGCAGGCCTGGCTGCAGCGCTGGATCGACTCCGCACTGTTTGCCGAAGTCATGGAAACCTACCCCGGCTGGCGCGAGGGCGAGACCGGTCCGACCTTCATGGCCCAGGTGTCGGGCGAATAA
- a CDS encoding ankyrin repeat domain-containing protein, with amino-acid sequence MKINPAKTDESTLGAFSRDIDQPLSIRDRNLISAARAGILGDLRAAMRCGANVNVKDSRGYTPLMILADIDNLRGVQFLIDSGADVKAQSTGEGFTALMIAANSAIRIGCGNAIVDALLNADPSDAHVNCVSHSGVTALMISLSARREKMSLKLHDAGANINLLNDQGDSALTFAVKNQDLKTVEFLLREKFPLSRSQVWEAIGIAVKNNIPMCLTLWLAIEKNPENFIDSSEECVIPDEVLRFRNPGPQVSVEDLGFNCQDRNANPAIALANPYVPAAVPDNLNDEYQSAYQDSYYSEYWMNKPIYMSLSEEESEDELSTFTPRRRLFDHYADVSHPDNQLVQLPNAMTPDPGGGTAASNPNGPIDIASGGGRGRPD; translated from the coding sequence ATGAAGATCAATCCAGCAAAAACGGACGAATCAACTTTGGGCGCCTTTTCGAGGGATATCGATCAGCCTTTGAGCATACGGGATAGAAATCTTATTTCAGCGGCTCGAGCCGGGATTCTTGGAGATTTGCGTGCGGCCATGCGATGCGGTGCCAATGTCAATGTAAAAGACTCTCGCGGATATACGCCACTGATGATACTTGCAGATATCGATAATTTGAGAGGTGTGCAATTCCTGATAGACAGCGGGGCCGATGTCAAAGCCCAAAGTACCGGAGAAGGTTTTACTGCACTGATGATTGCGGCCAACAGTGCTATTCGGATCGGATGCGGCAATGCAATTGTCGACGCCTTGCTCAATGCAGATCCCAGCGATGCGCATGTCAATTGCGTCTCGCACTCAGGTGTGACTGCCTTGATGATTTCATTGAGCGCTCGCAGAGAAAAAATGTCGCTCAAGTTGCATGATGCAGGCGCAAACATCAATCTATTGAACGACCAGGGTGACTCCGCACTTACGTTTGCCGTAAAGAATCAAGATCTAAAAACTGTGGAGTTTTTACTAAGGGAAAAATTTCCATTGTCGAGAAGCCAGGTGTGGGAAGCAATTGGAATTGCGGTCAAAAACAACATTCCAATGTGCCTGACGCTGTGGCTGGCAATAGAGAAAAATCCGGAGAACTTCATCGATTCTTCCGAGGAATGCGTAATTCCTGACGAAGTGCTGCGGTTCAGAAATCCGGGGCCTCAAGTTTCAGTCGAAGACCTTGGTTTCAATTGTCAGGACAGAAACGCAAATCCAGCAATAGCGCTGGCGAATCCATATGTTCCGGCTGCGGTACCCGATAATTTGAATGATGAGTATCAATCTGCATATCAAGATTCATATTACAGCGAATATTGGATGAACAAGCCGATCTACATGTCTCTATCTGAAGAAGAGTCTGAAGATGAACTATCGACTTTTACGCCTCGGCGGCGTCTCTTCGATCATTACGCTGACGTGAGTCATCCTGACAATCAACTGGTGCAATTGCCGAACGCCATGACGCCGGACCCGGGCGGTGGCACCGCTGCTTCGAACCCGAATGGTCCCATCGATATCGCTTCGGGCGGTGGACGCGGCCGGCCGGACTGA
- a CDS encoding pseudouridine synthase, with amino-acid sequence MPRYFLFHKPYGVLSQFTPEDGARSLAEFGLPKGVYPAGRLDKDSEGLLLLTDDGPLIERLLNPRNEKPKTYWALVERVPTEESLQRMRAGLRIEDYQTKPCAVRLLDPQPDVPPREPPVRLRKSVQDVWLEVQLIEGKNRQLRKMTAAIGHPTLRLVRQGMANLRLQGMEPGEWREIERGDIAF; translated from the coding sequence ATGCCCCGCTATTTCCTGTTCCACAAGCCGTATGGCGTGCTGTCCCAGTTCACGCCCGAGGATGGCGCGCGCTCGCTGGCCGAGTTTGGCTTGCCCAAGGGCGTATACCCCGCAGGCCGGCTCGACAAGGATTCCGAAGGCCTGCTGCTGCTCACCGACGACGGCCCGCTGATCGAGCGCCTGCTCAATCCGCGCAACGAAAAACCCAAGACCTACTGGGCGCTGGTCGAACGCGTGCCGACCGAGGAATCCTTGCAGCGCATGCGCGCGGGCCTGCGCATCGAGGATTACCAGACCAAGCCCTGCGCGGTGCGCTTGCTCGACCCGCAGCCTGACGTGCCGCCGCGCGAGCCACCGGTGCGGCTGCGCAAGTCGGTGCAGGATGTGTGGCTCGAAGTGCAACTGATCGAGGGCAAGAACCGCCAGCTGCGCAAGATGACCGCGGCCATTGGCCACCCGACGCTGAGGCTGGTGCGCCAAGGCATGGCGAATCTGCGCCTGCAGGGCATGGAGCCCGGGGAATGGCGGGAAATCGAACGCGGCGACATAGCCTTCTAG
- a CDS encoding CysB family HTH-type transcriptional regulator has protein sequence MNFQQLRSVRETVRRGFNLTEVAQALYTSQPGVSRQIRELEEELGVQIFVRAGKRLTGLTPPGESLMPIVEKLLFEADNLRRAGLDFSTSDQGRLSIAATHSQARYALPHVVRDFRSRFPQVVLHLHQGSPQQVAQMLLSGEADIGVATEALSSHDELVTLPCYRWTHSIVVPPGHALLEIDGPLTLEQLVQHPIITYEQGFTGRAHIDEAFAREGLAPDVVLSAMDADVIKTYVELGMGVGIVASIAVDAERDRHLRLLDAGHLFEVNLTRLGLRRGAWLRGYAFHFIESFAPTLTRDVVAQALEVTRSTE, from the coding sequence ATGAATTTCCAGCAATTGCGTTCGGTGCGTGAAACCGTGCGCCGAGGCTTCAACCTCACCGAGGTCGCGCAGGCGCTCTATACCTCGCAGCCCGGCGTGAGCCGCCAGATCCGCGAACTGGAAGAAGAACTGGGCGTGCAGATCTTCGTGCGCGCCGGCAAGCGCCTGACGGGGCTGACACCGCCGGGAGAAAGCCTGATGCCCATTGTCGAGAAGCTGCTGTTCGAGGCCGACAACCTGCGCCGCGCCGGCCTGGATTTCAGCACCAGCGACCAGGGCCGGCTGTCGATCGCAGCCACGCACTCGCAGGCGCGCTATGCGCTGCCGCACGTGGTGCGCGACTTCCGCAGCCGCTTTCCCCAGGTCGTGCTTCATCTGCACCAGGGCTCGCCCCAGCAGGTGGCGCAAATGCTGCTGAGTGGCGAAGCCGACATCGGCGTGGCCACCGAGGCGCTGAGCAGCCATGACGAGCTGGTCACGCTGCCTTGCTACCGCTGGACCCACAGCATCGTGGTGCCGCCGGGCCATGCGCTGCTGGAGATCGACGGGCCGCTGACGCTGGAGCAACTGGTGCAGCACCCGATCATCACCTATGAGCAGGGCTTCACGGGCCGCGCGCACATCGACGAAGCGTTTGCGCGCGAGGGCCTGGCGCCCGACGTGGTGCTGTCGGCCATGGATGCGGACGTGATCAAGACCTATGTCGAGCTGGGCATGGGCGTGGGCATCGTGGCCTCGATTGCCGTCGATGCCGAACGCGACCGCCATCTGCGGCTGCTGGATGCAGGCCATCTGTTCGAAGTCAACCTCACGCGGCTGGGCCTGCGCCGCGGCGCCTGGCTGCGCGGCTATGCGTTTCATTTCATCGAGAGCTTTGCGCCCACGTTGACGCGCGACGTCGTGGCGCAGGCGCTGGAGGTCACGCGCAGCACTGAATAG
- a CDS encoding VOC family protein has protein sequence MSIRGVHHLQLAFRAGNAPAMRHFYRDLLGLTELPDEPAEGAARREATLRFAAGGQRIDLVGVAQWQPLPAVSHLAFEVQDLSSLRARLRAAELALVETQGLAGFARFYLKDPAGNQLEFLEAEAALQPARQELALA, from the coding sequence ATGAGCATCCGCGGCGTCCATCACCTGCAGTTGGCGTTTCGCGCGGGCAATGCGCCGGCGATGCGGCATTTCTACCGTGACCTGCTGGGTTTGACGGAACTGCCTGACGAGCCCGCCGAAGGGGCGGCCAGGCGCGAGGCCACGCTGCGCTTTGCCGCCGGCGGCCAGCGCATCGATCTGGTCGGCGTCGCGCAGTGGCAGCCGCTGCCCGCGGTGTCGCACCTGGCGTTCGAGGTGCAGGATCTGTCGTCGCTGCGCGCACGCCTGCGCGCCGCCGAGCTGGCGCTGGTCGAAACCCAGGGCCTGGCGGGGTTCGCGCGCTTCTATCTCAAGGACCCGGCCGGCAACCAGCTCGAGTTCCTCGAAGCCGAGGCCGCGCTGCAGCCCGCGCGCCAGGAGCTGGCGCTGGCGTGA
- a CDS encoding sulfate ABC transporter substrate-binding protein: MTIRRHFIKFPALLALTASLGLTAGPAMAQSLTLLNVSYDPTRELYVEYNQAFAKHWQAKTGQTVSIKQSHGGSGKQARSIIDGIDADVATLALAGDIDAIVKNGGQVNADWQKRLPHNSAPYSSTIVFLVKKGNPKGIKDWDDLIKPGVQVITPNPKTSGGARWNYLAAWEFAKRKYGGDAKAKEYIGKLFQNVPVLDTGARGATMTFVQRGVGDVLLAWENEAFLALKEFGRDKFDIVVPSISILAEPSVAVVDKVVDKRGTRAVAEEYLKYLYSEEAQAIAGRNFYRPTSEKAKAQFASTFPKLTLVTIDQAFGGWTKADKDHFADGGSFDQIYTRK; this comes from the coding sequence ATGACAATTCGCCGTCACTTTATCAAGTTTCCTGCCCTGCTCGCGTTGACCGCCAGCCTTGGACTCACGGCGGGTCCGGCCATGGCCCAATCCTTGACACTGCTCAACGTGTCCTACGACCCGACGCGCGAGCTGTACGTCGAATACAACCAGGCCTTTGCCAAGCACTGGCAGGCCAAGACCGGGCAGACGGTGTCGATCAAGCAGTCGCATGGCGGCTCGGGCAAGCAGGCGCGCTCGATCATCGATGGCATCGATGCCGATGTGGCAACGCTGGCGCTGGCCGGCGACATCGACGCCATCGTCAAGAATGGCGGCCAGGTCAATGCCGACTGGCAAAAGCGCCTGCCGCACAATTCCGCCCCCTACAGCTCGACCATCGTGTTCCTCGTGAAGAAGGGCAATCCCAAGGGCATCAAGGACTGGGATGACCTGATCAAGCCGGGTGTGCAGGTGATCACGCCCAACCCCAAGACCTCGGGCGGGGCGCGCTGGAACTACCTCGCGGCCTGGGAGTTCGCCAAGCGCAAGTACGGCGGCGACGCCAAGGCCAAGGAGTACATCGGCAAGCTATTCCAGAACGTGCCGGTGCTCGATACCGGTGCGCGCGGCGCGACCATGACCTTCGTGCAGCGTGGCGTGGGCGACGTGCTGCTGGCCTGGGAAAACGAAGCCTTCCTGGCGCTCAAGGAATTCGGCCGCGACAAGTTCGACATCGTCGTGCCCTCGATCTCCATCCTGGCCGAGCCTTCGGTGGCCGTGGTCGACAAGGTGGTCGACAAGCGCGGCACGCGCGCCGTCGCCGAGGAATACCTGAAGTACCTGTATTCCGAGGAAGCCCAGGCGATTGCAGGGCGCAATTTCTACCGCCCGACCTCGGAAAAGGCCAAGGCGCAGTTCGCCAGCACCTTCCCCAAGCTGACACTGGTGACCATCGACCAGGCGTTTGGCGGCTGGACCAAGGCCGACAAGGACCACTTTGCCGACGGCGGCAGCTTCGACCAGATCTACACCCGCAAGTAA
- a CDS encoding oxidative damage protection protein → MARTVHCIKLNKEAEGLDFPPYPGELGKRIWESVSKEAWAGWLKHQTMLVNENRLNLADARARQYLARQMENHFFGGGADAAVGYVPPTEG, encoded by the coding sequence ATGGCACGTACCGTTCATTGCATCAAGCTCAACAAGGAAGCCGAAGGCCTGGATTTCCCGCCCTACCCGGGTGAACTGGGCAAGCGCATCTGGGAGAGCGTGAGCAAGGAGGCCTGGGCCGGCTGGCTCAAGCACCAGACCATGCTGGTCAACGAGAACCGCCTGAACCTGGCCGACGCGCGCGCGCGCCAGTACCTCGCACGCCAGATGGAAAACCATTTCTTCGGCGGCGGCGCCGATGCCGCGGTCGGCTACGTGCCGCCCACCGAGGGCTGA